The Sphaerospermopsis torques-reginae ITEP-024 genome has a window encoding:
- a CDS encoding DUF5989 family protein gives MFETTKDFVKDLWGFVQQRQNYLLVPVIVTLLLVSALIAFAQSSAIAPFIYTLF, from the coding sequence ATGTTTGAGACTACTAAAGATTTCGTGAAAGATTTGTGGGGATTTGTTCAGCAGCGTCAAAATTATCTCCTAGTTCCTGTAATTGTCACTCTTCTACTGGTGAGTGCGTTAATTGCGTTTGCACAATCATCAGCGATCGCACCGTTTATTTACACTCTATTTTGA
- a CDS encoding nucleotide disphospho-sugar-binding domain-containing protein: protein MISLFSKVRSNLFAINQDRNVGKSVDITQLGKIPANFIISNYVPQMQILQHAQVFITHGGTNSVWEGLINKVPMIVFPQGGDQYLVAYQLEQLGAGIWVKQKNIAPNKLRSLVKDVMQNEQIRSNVEILGNSLINAGGTQKAVDKILEFKDRI from the coding sequence TTGATATCCCTGTTCTCTAAAGTAAGAAGCAATTTGTTCGCTATCAACCAGGACAGGAATGTAGGTAAATCTGTTGATATTACTCAATTAGGAAAAATTCCAGCTAACTTTATTATCAGCAATTATGTACCCCAAATGCAAATCCTACAACACGCTCAGGTATTTATCACGCATGGAGGTACAAATAGTGTTTGGGAAGGATTAATTAATAAAGTTCCGATGATTGTATTTCCCCAAGGAGGAGATCAATATTTAGTTGCTTATCAACTAGAACAATTAGGTGCAGGAATATGGGTAAAACAGAAAAATATTGCACCCAATAAATTGCGATCGCTTGTGAAAGATGTCATGCAAAATGAACAAATTCGCAGTAACGTTGAGATATTAGGTAATTCTTTAATCAACGCTGGTGGTACTCAGAAGGCAGTGGATAAAATCTTAGAATTTAAAGATAGAATTTAA
- the trpD gene encoding anthranilate phosphoribosyltransferase has translation MTNLPDPNIWSNLLKQLLEHQSLTRTQAAELMQGWINETIPPELSGAILTALHFKGVSAEELTGMAEILKSLSVQTTHDNSQNPIPLVDTCGTGGDGASTFNISTAVAFVTAAAGIPVAKHGSRSASSLTGSADVLEALGVNLNAPSEKVQAAVKEVGITFLFAPGWHPALKAVAPLRRNLKVRTVFNLLGPLVNPMRPTGQVIGVFDPKLIETIAQALNHLGTDKAIVLHGREKLDEAGLGDVTDLAVLSDGKVQLTTVNPEAAGVTPAPITALKGGNVQENAEILTNVLKGKGTSAQQDAVALNASLALQVAGAVPLLNHAQGVTVAKEILQSGSPWKKLEQLVEFLKN, from the coding sequence ATGACAAACTTACCAGATCCTAATATTTGGTCAAACCTACTCAAACAATTATTAGAACACCAATCATTAACCCGCACCCAAGCAGCAGAACTGATGCAAGGATGGATCAACGAAACCATCCCCCCAGAACTATCAGGAGCAATATTAACAGCACTGCACTTTAAAGGAGTTTCTGCCGAAGAACTCACAGGAATGGCAGAAATATTAAAATCTTTATCTGTTCAAACTACACACGACAACAGCCAAAACCCCATCCCCCTAGTTGACACCTGTGGCACTGGTGGAGACGGTGCATCAACCTTTAACATCTCCACCGCCGTCGCCTTTGTCACTGCTGCTGCGGGTATACCAGTCGCTAAACATGGCAGCCGTTCCGCCTCTAGCTTAACCGGTAGCGCCGACGTTTTAGAAGCTTTAGGAGTCAATCTCAACGCGCCCAGCGAAAAAGTACAAGCAGCAGTCAAAGAAGTGGGAATAACCTTTTTATTTGCCCCTGGATGGCATCCCGCACTAAAAGCCGTTGCACCACTGCGGAGAAACTTAAAAGTGCGGACAGTATTTAACTTACTCGGACCATTAGTAAACCCCATGCGCCCCACAGGGCAAGTAATAGGCGTATTTGATCCCAAACTGATCGAAACCATCGCCCAAGCATTAAACCATTTGGGAACAGATAAAGCGATCGTATTGCATGGTAGAGAAAAATTAGATGAAGCCGGGTTAGGGGATGTAACCGATTTGGCAGTTTTATCTGATGGTAAAGTACAGTTAACCACAGTCAACCCGGAAGCAGCAGGAGTAACACCAGCACCCATTACAGCCTTAAAAGGTGGGAATGTCCAAGAAAACGCCGAAATTTTAACCAACGTCCTTAAAGGAAAGGGAACTTCAGCCCAACAGGATGCAGTGGCGCTAAATGCTTCTTTAGCGTTGCAAGTAGCCGGTGCAGTTCCCTTATTAAATCATGCTCAAGGTGTGACAGTAGCTAAGGAAATTCTACAAAGCGGTAGTCCCTGGAAAAAGTTGGAACAGTTAGT